The following proteins come from a genomic window of Dromaius novaehollandiae isolate bDroNov1 unplaced genomic scaffold, bDroNov1.hap1 HAP1_SCAFFOLD_27, whole genome shotgun sequence:
- the LOC135326411 gene encoding olfactory receptor 14A16-like has product MAYDRYVAICRPLHYGTLMGSRACVQMAAAAWASGFLYALLHTGNTFSIPLCQGNTVDQFFCEVPQILKLSCSDSYLRELGLLVVSACLFFGCFVFIVVSYVQIFTAVLRIPSEQGRHKAFSMCLPHLAVVSLFVSTGLFSYLKPPSLSSPALDLVVAVLYSVVPPAVNPLIY; this is encoded by the coding sequence atggcctatgaccgctacgttgccatctgcagacccctgcactatgggaccctcatgggcagcagagcttgtgtccaaatggcagcagctgcctgggccagtggttttctctatgctctcctgcacactgggaacacattttcaataccactctgccaaggcaacacagtggaccagttcttctgtgaagttccccaaatcctcaagctctcctgctcagactcctacctcagggaacttggccttcttgtggttagtgcctgtttattctttgggtgtttcgttttcattgtggtgtcctacgtgcagatcttcactgctgtgctgaggatcccctctgagcagggccgccacaaagccttttccatgtgcctcccgcacctggctgtggtctccctgtttgtcagcactggcctgttttcttacctgaagcccccctccctctcctcgccagctctggacctggtggtggctgttctgtactcggtggtgcctccagcagtgaaccccctcatctac